From the Opitutus sp. ER46 genome, one window contains:
- a CDS encoding DUF4097 family beta strand repeat-containing protein encodes MNLRYLPFFTVLFFGAAHLEADAYPYKQSINETHPFQADGTLSLHNVNGEVTVRTWDRNEIQITGERSAKTEEELALIELKIDPRPERVAIDVKLPKRKKGWFGGGEIRANVEFTITVPVGARLDAVSTVNGTVNIQGVRGRVHASTVNGAVKAVDIAGDVSLSTVNGGINAQLAALQADGEVEAECVNGGVTLKLPANASAKIDASVVNGGIDCDFPVQVNGKIGGRRLNGVIGDGATKVKARTVNGGVRIERS; translated from the coding sequence ATGAACCTGCGCTACCTTCCGTTCTTCACCGTGCTGTTCTTTGGCGCGGCCCATCTCGAGGCCGATGCTTACCCGTACAAACAGTCGATCAACGAGACGCACCCGTTCCAGGCCGACGGCACCCTGTCGCTGCACAACGTGAACGGCGAAGTCACCGTCCGTACCTGGGATCGGAATGAGATCCAGATCACCGGCGAGCGGAGCGCAAAGACCGAGGAGGAACTCGCCCTGATCGAGCTCAAGATCGATCCCCGCCCGGAGCGCGTCGCCATCGACGTGAAGCTGCCGAAGCGCAAGAAGGGCTGGTTTGGCGGCGGCGAGATCCGCGCCAACGTTGAGTTCACCATCACCGTTCCCGTCGGCGCCCGGCTCGACGCCGTCTCCACCGTCAACGGCACCGTCAACATCCAGGGCGTTCGCGGCCGCGTTCACGCCAGCACCGTCAACGGTGCCGTAAAGGCAGTCGACATCGCCGGCGACGTCTCGCTCTCCACCGTCAACGGCGGCATCAACGCCCAACTCGCCGCCCTCCAGGCCGACGGCGAGGTCGAAGCCGAATGCGTCAATGGCGGCGTCACCCTCAAGCTCCCCGCCAACGCCAGTGCGAAGATCGACGCCTCGGTCGTGAACGGCGGCATCGACTGCGACTTCCCCGTCCAGGTGAATGGCAAGATCGGAGGCCGGCGCCTCAACGGCGTCATCGGCGACGGCGCCACGAAGGTCAAAGCGCGCACCGTCAACGGCGGCGTGCGCATCGAGCGTTCCTGA